The following are encoded together in the Bradyrhizobium algeriense genome:
- a CDS encoding ABC transporter permease: MRSPKTYGLRAAPLWPLLAKELREITSGRALWTMLLLLCPLIGYSFFQAVSLYGEASTAALQSPVMANSLSPLDGILVPTLGSFYVAVTLLFPFVAIRALGQEKETGALRLLVQLPYRPSTLVSAKLAAVFGAWSLASIPALSALILWRILGGHVAAVETANLLFGHLVYGLLVGALALFSASITDSASTAAIIALAVTIGSWVLDFAVAGNPGPLSWIAQLSLTQTLRPFEQGLLSGGHVLGAAFVIFGLIALTTVWLPPGVPPLEKLRRSLPWVLIVALMLGAAAQVRLTFDVTEDRRNSFPLADQKLLATLRLPLLVTVHLAPEDPRYADLQRNVLAKLERTMPNVSATLAGRRQGFSGGSSDESYGEVEYVYGNRSDISRSTSPREILPLLYALAGVSSPAPTPGGEYPGYPLVAGTDAALFWFFGGLPLLIVLCWWWIRRPPSNSLAYEGGTS, translated from the coding sequence TTGCGCTCACCTAAGACATATGGTTTGCGCGCCGCGCCGCTGTGGCCGCTGCTCGCAAAGGAGCTGCGGGAAATCACCAGTGGTCGGGCGCTGTGGACGATGTTACTGCTGCTGTGCCCGCTGATTGGCTACAGCTTTTTTCAAGCTGTTTCGCTTTACGGCGAAGCAAGCACGGCGGCCCTGCAATCTCCAGTCATGGCAAACAGCCTATCTCCGCTGGACGGCATTCTGGTGCCTACGCTCGGCTCGTTCTATGTAGCGGTAACGTTACTGTTTCCGTTCGTCGCCATCCGCGCACTTGGCCAGGAGAAGGAAACCGGCGCGCTTCGCCTGCTTGTGCAGTTGCCATATCGTCCATCGACGCTCGTCTCCGCCAAGCTCGCCGCCGTGTTTGGCGCATGGAGTCTTGCGAGTATCCCGGCGCTTTCCGCCCTTATCTTGTGGCGCATCCTGGGTGGGCATGTGGCGGCGGTGGAGACGGCAAACCTTCTATTTGGCCATCTGGTCTATGGCCTGCTGGTCGGCGCGCTCGCGCTGTTCTCGGCGTCGATCACGGATAGTGCGTCTACCGCGGCGATTATCGCGCTTGCCGTCACGATCGGGTCATGGGTCCTGGATTTCGCCGTCGCCGGCAACCCCGGACCATTGTCATGGATCGCGCAGCTGTCGCTGACCCAGACGTTGCGCCCGTTCGAGCAGGGGCTGCTCTCGGGTGGCCACGTGCTGGGAGCTGCTTTCGTGATCTTTGGTCTCATTGCGTTGACTACGGTTTGGTTGCCGCCCGGTGTTCCACCACTCGAAAAACTACGTCGCTCGCTGCCGTGGGTGTTGATCGTAGCGCTGATGCTCGGTGCTGCGGCCCAGGTGAGGCTGACGTTCGACGTCACCGAGGACAGGCGAAATTCCTTTCCGTTAGCTGATCAGAAGCTGCTCGCGACGCTCCGGCTCCCGTTGCTCGTGACCGTGCATCTCGCGCCCGAGGACCCCCGCTATGCCGACCTGCAACGCAACGTCTTGGCAAAACTGGAGCGCACAATGCCAAACGTATCGGCCACTCTCGCGGGCCGGCGGCAAGGTTTCTCGGGCGGGAGCAGCGACGAGTCCTATGGCGAGGTCGAATACGTTTATGGCAATCGATCCGACATCAGCCGGTCAACCAGTCCTCGCGAGATTTTGCCGCTGCTCTACGCGCTCGCGGGTGTTTCGTCGCCGGCGCCAACACCCGGCGGCGAATATCCCGGCTATCCGCTGGTCGCCGGCACTGATGCCGCGCTTTTCTGGTTTTTCGGCGGACTGCCGCTTCTGATTGTTCTTTGCTGGTGGTGGATCCGCCGCCCACCTTCCAACTCTCTCGCGTATGAAGGAGGCACGTCATGA
- a CDS encoding PepSY domain-containing protein — translation MSARAFSQAVLCCLMMAGAFSPAHALTQEELVAKLQSAGYSQIRDIKSTAEGTSVKATKDGKDVSLVVDSSGKVQERR, via the coding sequence ATGTCAGCACGAGCCTTCTCTCAAGCAGTCCTTTGCTGTCTTATGATGGCTGGCGCCTTCTCGCCCGCTCATGCCCTGACCCAAGAGGAGCTGGTGGCCAAGCTGCAATCGGCAGGTTATTCGCAAATCCGCGACATCAAATCCACCGCTGAAGGCACTTCCGTCAAGGCGACGAAAGACGGCAAGGACGTGTCACTCGTCGTCGATAGCAGCGGCAAAGTCCAGGAGCGGCGCTAG
- a CDS encoding ABC transporter ATP-binding protein, producing the protein MLSAELPSGENSVPPLRVIDLTKWYGEERAIDGVTFSASAGEVVGIIGPNGAGKTTLLETLVGLLPAEAGDVLWHGEPLPASERRNALFYLPDGVRPYRDEATFQVVSFFAGVYRRSKAETADTVTSVGLRPVLRKRVHALSKGYNRRLLLALALLTPHSVLLMDEPFDGFDLRQTREIVDVLRNQAAHGRTFILAVHQLVDAERVCDRLILLAGGRVRASGTLDELRTRASLPAGSLEDIFLALT; encoded by the coding sequence ATGCTCTCCGCAGAGTTGCCATCCGGCGAGAACTCTGTCCCGCCATTGCGCGTCATCGATCTGACGAAATGGTACGGCGAGGAGCGTGCCATTGATGGCGTAACTTTTTCTGCGAGCGCGGGTGAGGTTGTCGGCATTATCGGACCGAATGGTGCCGGCAAGACCACGCTGCTGGAAACGCTCGTCGGCCTTCTTCCCGCTGAAGCCGGAGACGTTTTATGGCATGGCGAGCCGCTGCCTGCATCGGAACGTCGCAACGCACTCTTTTATCTGCCGGATGGCGTGCGTCCCTATCGCGACGAGGCGACCTTCCAGGTCGTGTCGTTTTTTGCCGGTGTCTACCGGCGATCGAAGGCAGAAACTGCAGACACGGTCACGTCAGTGGGGCTGAGGCCCGTTCTTCGCAAGCGCGTGCATGCGCTGTCGAAAGGGTACAACCGTCGACTGTTGCTGGCGCTGGCTCTGCTGACGCCACATTCTGTCTTGCTGATGGATGAGCCATTCGACGGCTTCGATCTGCGGCAAACGCGCGAGATCGTCGACGTGCTCCGCAACCAAGCCGCTCACGGCCGGACATTCATTCTCGCCGTTCATCAGCTGGTCGATGCAGAGCGTGTCTGTGACCGCCTGATTCTGCTCGCCGGTGGCCGGGTTCGCGCTTCAGGCACACTGGACGAATTGCGCACACGAGCGTCGCTGCCTGCCGGCTCGCTGGAGGACATTTTTCTTGCGCTCACCTAA
- a CDS encoding adenylate/guanylate cyclase domain-containing protein — MFGEGPLNVVFAPPGFTNVEHWWDEPEVSRWLLRLARYARVVMFDKRGTGLSDRVADYPGLDQRMDDLRAVTDATGMQQAALLGISEGGTMSALFAATYPSRCRALVLCNAYPASTFALSTLEHSLDYIERDWGSGDSVARFAPSRVNDCAFKRWWGKNERVSNSPAGAAAYARMNRLIDISDIVSTIRVPTLVIHRTDDRNISVEGGRFLATHIPGARYLEFPGVDHIPFVGDNADDIADAIEEFLTGSLAPVAVDRVLATVLFTDIVGSTEKAAALGDHRWHDLLDTHHTAIRRTLSRFRGHEIKTTGDGVLATFDGPARGVRCACAIADEIRPLGIEVRAGLHTGECEVIGDDIGGIAVHIGARVAALAGASEVLVSGTVKDLVAGSGLRFGDRGNHSLKGVPGDWRIFAVER; from the coding sequence CCGGAGGTCAGTCGTTGGCTGTTGCGCCTGGCGCGCTACGCCCGGGTGGTGATGTTCGACAAGCGCGGCACGGGCCTGTCGGATCGGGTCGCTGACTACCCGGGCCTCGACCAGCGCATGGACGACCTGCGTGCGGTTACGGACGCCACCGGCATGCAACAGGCGGCGCTTCTCGGCATTTCTGAAGGCGGCACGATGTCGGCGCTATTCGCCGCGACCTATCCCAGTCGCTGCCGCGCGCTGGTGCTCTGCAACGCCTATCCGGCATCGACATTTGCTCTGTCGACGCTGGAGCACTCTCTCGACTATATCGAGCGTGACTGGGGCAGCGGCGACAGCGTGGCAAGGTTTGCGCCCTCCCGCGTCAATGACTGCGCGTTCAAACGCTGGTGGGGCAAGAACGAGCGAGTGTCCAATAGCCCTGCTGGCGCCGCCGCGTACGCGCGCATGAACCGTCTGATTGACATCAGCGACATCGTCTCGACGATCCGGGTCCCGACTCTCGTCATCCACCGGACGGACGACAGGAACATCAGCGTCGAGGGCGGCCGGTTTCTCGCCACGCATATTCCAGGCGCTCGCTATCTCGAGTTCCCAGGGGTCGACCACATCCCCTTCGTCGGCGACAATGCCGACGACATCGCCGATGCGATCGAGGAGTTTCTGACCGGCTCGCTTGCGCCCGTCGCGGTCGACCGCGTGCTTGCCACGGTGCTCTTCACAGACATCGTCGGCTCGACCGAGAAAGCCGCCGCGCTCGGCGACCATCGCTGGCACGACCTCCTTGACACTCATCACACCGCGATACGGCGCACCCTCTCACGCTTCCGCGGCCACGAAATCAAGACGACCGGCGACGGCGTTCTTGCTACTTTCGACGGTCCGGCACGCGGCGTGCGCTGCGCTTGCGCCATCGCCGACGAAATCAGGCCGCTGGGCATTGAAGTCCGCGCCGGACTTCATACCGGCGAGTGCGAAGTGATCGGCGATGATATCGGCGGTATTGCCGTTCACATCGGAGCGCGTGTGGCGGCGCTCGCCGGCGCGAGTGAGGTGTTGGTGTCGGGCACGGTCAAGGACCTAGTGGCGGGTTCCGGCTTGCGTTTTGGTGATCGCGGCAATCATTCGCTCAAGGGTGTCCCCGGAGATTGGCGCATCTTTGCAGTCGAACGGTGA
- a CDS encoding DUF1259 domain-containing protein, translating to MAARSQEIDWQKVDETLGRKAAVSGDVHRYGFPRTDLSVTLDSVVIKPALALGGWVAFKPAHGGAMAMGDLVLLETEINPVMLKLIEGGLEITAVHNHVLRASPATFYMHVGGHGDPVKMAAVIRDALSASKTPLTAPAGGAPPPIDLDTAQLDQIIGAKGQNNGGVYQFAVPRRDPISEGGMQLAPVGPMGVAEAIGFQPTGAGKAATTGDFVLTADEVNPVIRALRSNGIEVTALHSHMLDEQPRLFFCHFWANDDAVKLAKGLRAALDKAAVALN from the coding sequence ATGGCCGCGAGATCGCAGGAGATCGATTGGCAAAAGGTCGATGAGACCCTTGGCAGAAAAGCCGCGGTGAGCGGCGATGTGCATCGTTACGGCTTCCCGCGCACCGATCTCTCGGTCACGCTTGACAGCGTTGTGATCAAACCGGCGCTTGCGTTGGGCGGCTGGGTCGCATTCAAGCCGGCCCATGGCGGCGCGATGGCGATGGGCGATCTCGTCCTATTGGAAACGGAAATCAATCCGGTCATGCTCAAGCTGATCGAAGGCGGCCTGGAGATCACGGCCGTGCACAATCATGTGCTACGCGCCAGCCCGGCGACTTTCTACATGCATGTCGGAGGTCACGGCGACCCCGTCAAAATGGCAGCGGTGATCCGCGATGCGCTTTCCGCCAGCAAAACTCCGCTCACCGCACCTGCGGGCGGAGCGCCACCACCGATTGATCTCGACACGGCGCAGCTCGACCAGATCATCGGCGCCAAGGGCCAGAACAATGGCGGCGTCTATCAGTTCGCGGTGCCGCGGCGCGATCCAATTAGCGAGGGCGGCATGCAGCTCGCTCCGGTCGGTCCCATGGGAGTAGCCGAGGCCATCGGTTTCCAGCCCACAGGCGCTGGCAAGGCGGCGACTACCGGTGACTTCGTCCTGACGGCCGACGAGGTGAACCCCGTGATCAGGGCATTGCGGAGTAATGGGATAGAGGTAACCGCGCTGCACAGCCACATGCTGGACGAGCAGCCGAGGCTGTTCTTCTGCCATTTCTGGGCCAACGACGATGCAGTGAAGCTGGCGAAGGGTTTGCGCGCGGCGCTCGACAAGGCTGCGGTCGCGTTGAACTAA